The nucleotide sequence gctcattttctaaattaaacactaggtttacaagcccacaaacatgtcatatgctaccactagatcatttcaaacatataagtaatagtggtaccatataagcatcaaattcatttgattttcatgaatgagcctaggacatgataggagtgactagatgcactaaacaagtccttagcaatggatggacggcatgtcaatcaactttaccttgctttgctcgaaggagaggcatatcatatagtgggggtgcatcaacacatattggagaagtcaagtatgttcaattcattccttagcttgcaaaacctcttttcatcaagtggcttggtgaatatatcagcaagttgatcttcggtgcccacactctctatgcaaatgtcccctttttgttggtgatctcttatgaagcgattacggacatctatatgctttgttcttgagtgttgaaccgggttgttggtgagctttacgatactttcattgtcacatagcaatggcacttgcttgaacttgattctaaagtcactcaaggtagccttcatccaaagtaattgagcacaacaactaccggccgaaatgtactccgcttcaacggttgaaagtgctacactatttttcttctttgatgaccaagacacaagtgatcttccaaatagttgacatgtgcccaatgtgctctttctctcaactttgcatcccgcataatcggagtccgaatatccaatcaactcaaatcttgctccttcgggataccataatccaacatgttgtgtatgcttcaagtacctcaatattctcttagttgccttcaaatgactttctcttggtgaggcttgaaatctagcacacatacatacactaaacatcacatccggccttgatgcggtcatatagagtaggcttccaatcatagaccgatacatcttttgatccaccatgttgccactagcatcactgtccaagcttccacttgtccccattggtgtactaatagttttagcatcattcatttcaaacttcttgagcatgtccttgatatacttgccttgactcataaatgtgccattcttcatttgtttgatttgaagaccaaggaagtaactaagctctccaatcatagacatctcaaactcacttgccatcatcttgccaaactcctcacaaaattcttgatttattgatccaaagatgatatcatcaacatagatttgcattacaaacaagtcatttctaagcttcttggtgaagagagtggtgtcaacctttcccatcttgaatcccttagagagtagaaaatccctcaatctctcataccatgctctaggtgcttgtttcaatccatacaaagcctttctcaacttgtagacatggttgggtttcttctcatcttcaaaaccgggaggttgctcaacatacacaagctcattaaggtacccatttagaaatgcacttttcacatccatttggtacaacttgatgttgtaggcacaagcataagtagcaagatcctaattgcttccaatcttacaaccggggcatatgtttctccaaagtcaaaaccttcaacttgagtgtaaccttgagccactaatcttgctttgttccttattactatcccatcttgatcttgcttattttaaaagacccacttggttctaatcacatatgatccttaggcctctcaactaaatcccatacttgatttcttgtgaagttgtttagctcttcatgcatagcattgatccaatcaacatcccttaaagctttatctatcttcttgggttcaatggatgacacaaatgagaaatactcacaaaatgaggccaatcttgatcttgtttgcacacctcttgaaatatcaccaatgatagtgtccaatggatgatctcttgcaacattggttggttgaagcacttgcacttgattgctagcatttgattgatcacttggttgagatgatgaactagccatttgttgattttgcacattgccattactagtgcttgcttggatttgatcatgagaaccactagcttgcacatttgagttagagagcacttgattcttgtcatcttcaacatcaatcacctctctaggccttaactcaccaatgtccatgttattcattgtattgaccaattgagtgccttttacatcatctagattctcatcttcctcttgggaaccatttgttttattaaactccacatcatgaacctcctctagagtaccactagccaaattccaaactctataagccttgctagtagtggagtaaccaagcaagaaaccttcatcacatttcttttcaaacttgctcaatctagtgcctttcttcaatatatagcatttacaaccaaagacccaaaagtatgctatgttgggctttcttccattcaatagctcataaggtgtcttttccattatggggtgacaatagagtcggttgctatagtagtaagtcgtgttgattgcttcggcccaaaatgaatgactcgcattgtactcactcatcattgatcttgccatatcaatcaaggttctattctttcttttaactagcccatttgattgaggagtgtacttggccgagaattgatgtctaattccaaattcaccacataactcattaattctagtgttcttgaactcacttccattatcacttctaattttcttgattgttgtttcaaactcattgtgaatactcttgacaaaagatttgaatgttgcaaacacatcactcttgtcaccaagaaagaatacccatgtgtatctagtgaaatcatccacaatcataaatccatatttattttctccaatgctagtgtatgtggttggtccaaataagtccatgtgcattaactcaaatgccttagatgtgctcatcatactcttcttaggatgtgtgttaccaacttgctttctggcttgacatgcactacatagcttatctttctcaaaagtgacatctttcaagcatctaactaagtcatgcttgattaacttgtttaattatttcattccaacatgaccaagccttctatgccataaccaaccctgCTAGATTTAGTggtcaaacatgttgtcaattgtgcttctctagcattgaaatcaactaagtatagattctcatatctaaatcctttgaatatcaagttagagccatctacacttatgatctctacatcatccacaccaaatatgcacttgaaaccaagatcacacaattgagctaccgacaaaaggttgaagttcaagctctctactagtagcacattggaaatgctcaagtcattggatattgcaatcttaccaagccctttgaccttgcctttgccaatgtcactgtaacacctcgggtgtttaaatattaaaatctgacatgtcatcatatgcattgcaaagcatttagcAGCGGTGagaactttgatgtgcatttactaaaacaagtttactttatgTTGTACTAGTGGTGGGGCGCGCACTTTTGCACGCCCGTGCGGTCAAAATTCTGAGAAAACTGAGGCGCGACAGCAAAGACTTTAATCTGGGTGTGGTAGCATTACGACAGTAGATAAGTATTATTCTAAGTATTGAAATAGATAGCCACATAAGTTTAGTCCGCAGCCACATCGTTGTACCTTAAGAATGCTCATCGTGATACATTCAATAGGCTGGAAAGGAAGCAAGTAAGTTTACGTCTTTTAACTAACCATAGATGGTGGTGCAATGGCCTGGATATCACACAATTAGGGCTTAGGCGTACGGTACTTGCAATGCAAGAATATCAAACATGTATGATCTGTCCCTGGTTTCGTGGATCGTTCGTACAGAATATCTATTGTGCTGTTTTTTTGTGTGTTTTCCCATGAGTACACGCAGCAGAATGTTTGGGCGATGCAGCTGCTGGCTGTGGCCTGCCTCTCCTTGGCTTCCATGGTGGAGGAGACACTCGTGTCCTCCCTCCTGGACCTATAGGAAAGCAAATAGGAAGTTCTCTTAGCAAGCTGTGATCAGCGGGTACGTTAAATTATTGATGAATGGATGCCAATACTGAAATGCAAAAAATAGGACTGGGTACTATTATTTGTTTGCAAACTAAATTGAAGAATAATGTGCGCACGGTAAACCTAGATTGTAATGAAATATCATATCATGGTGAAATCATGTTAACAGTGGGTAAAGCTGGTCAGAGTTAAATGTACCTATTATCCTAAACTCAGTTGATATATATTCCTCTTAAATCTAAAAAATAGAACACAAGGAAAAGCGTTGAATCTCAAAAAATATAGGAATCGAATCCTAACACGGATCATGATACGTTTCTCAATCTCTTACTGGACGAGGCACTCAAAAAATTGTGACATGGTATGTTTGTGGAAGAACCATTGAAAAACTCAAATTGGCAGAGCACTTGTCCACGAAAAGGATCATGGCACTATATGTAAGATTAATAAAAAGAAATGAGCATGTACTATGAGAACCTAACATCAAAGAAACAGGATACCTTAGAATGAGCTACAAATATCATCAACCCGAGATCCTGATAAGGGAAAGAACCTGCATATCAGCAGCCATGAATAGGATCAGGCCACTATATTTAGTCCAGGGAACACAGTTGTTAATGCACCATTTAATGGTACAAAATTGATGGAAATGCATACCACTTTTTATCTGTACAGGTACCTTTAGTTATCTAATAGAAAGCAGAGGTAGAACCATAATGCAACTATTCCATAGAAGCACACACACGTTTCATTTCAGGATTTTTCAATTTGATACCGACAAAACCTCCAGCACCACCTTGCTCTAAAAAAGCTACACCCTGAATTCGCTTTAGGCCCAACGTATTAAAGGCATATAATAATCAATGGAGGATATGACAGCTGTAGCATTAGGAGGGAAGACATTCAGAGATCTAGAAAAAAGATTCATAGATACCTGAGGTCTCCATCAGCTTCCTCACTGCCTCTTGTTTCTCTAAAAAAATAGAGTGTACCACCATGTTAACAAATTACTGGAAGCAAGATACAAGGCTAGCTTATGTAAACTTAAAATGTAATCTTCTCAGAAACACAGGAAAGGGAGATGGAGGGGAAAGTAGCTAGGGGGCATCAGACAGAGACCTGGATTCAGAAGGGTTGCATTCATGGGACTGCTTGAATCATAGCTGTAGTTCCCCTCGCCAATTTGCTGCCTTGTTTGAGGGATGTGAGAAACATGAGCGTCAAAGTTTAGACATGGTAAAATGACAGGAAATTTATAAGGGAAAATATTTATTgagtttctattttttaatacCCAAACAACTCAACTGAGATACTACATGAAATAGAGGAGCAATATGAATTGGAGGTTACCTTGTTTGGTAAATGTGAACTGAAGCACTCCAATTATACTTTTCCCAGTCGCATTTGTTGGCCATAAAAAACAAAAGGAACTATTAGGCTAGGTAAAATTACGGATAGAAAGACTAATGGAATTAGGGATCAATATGATATATCATGTGCAACTAAATAAAATATCATGGTCGTAAGAGTGCTGACACATACGAGAGAGAAATCCATAAGCTTAGTTGAGTTGGTCTACTTTCATTGGTGTAGGTCTATATCAAGGCATACAAAACTTCACATTGTTGTTGAAGAGGCAGCCCTGATGCCAGAACTTCTGCGTGGTTCCTATTCCGAAGCAGGCAGCAAAAACACTGCTCCATATTTCTTGAAGGCTAACCAAGAACTCTAAATCAAAAGGACAACAAAAGAAACAAAGTTAGCTCAAACTGTCGAAGACCGAGATTCACTATTGAAAGTAAATTGACATGAAGAAGCATGTCTACCTCGTATCCCTAGCGAGTAGGCAAGCCAGATAGTATTTAATGAAAACACATAGGACATGTTTGTTACCATATATAAGTGTAAGCTGAAGGCCTTATctagaaaagaaaggaaaataaTGAAAACGCATCCAACTTTGGCCATGACGAAAAATTAAGTTAATTGTGAGCAACCTAAATCATGCACTAAATCCTTGCTGTTGCTGAACTAAAAAAAATCGAATTATGGTTTGTAACAGTTACAGTATCAGTCATTAAGAAAACTCTACATTTCGAATCTGATAAAGATCTGACATCATGTTTGTTGGCTCAGCAATGAACTGGATAAGCAGGAAATCTAACTGaacaaaaaaaggctaaaaatagGTAGAAGTAATTAAGtgaatttaatttctaacaaaaccaCATAGAAATAACTGAGGAATTTGTAATGGATTTTACCAAGCACCAACTGGCCATGGACATAGTCAAATCACTAAATTTCAATGATCCGTTCTATTCTATCTCAACAACTAAACGCATTTAAGATCTGAGACCATTGCTTTATAAAGGAATCAAGTTTTGACATCATTGCATATAAAATAATTGAACTATAAAAATAGAGCACCATTATTCGGAGGTAGCATCATACCTTCTATGGAGTAGGGGACCGTACGAAACATGGCAACGTTAGTGTTTATACACCGGGCTGCAACAAATAAAGCAAAATTCTGAAACAATATGATTCATTTTGCAAATCAGGAGATAGGAGAATTTACATAAGAATCCATTGAGCTGGTTTCTAATCTGATTGCAGTGGACAGAATGTGCAAACACTTCACAAGCAGAGGAGTCACAAGAGCTGACCAAAATGATATCTCAAAAATTAGCCGAACCCCTCCTCTTTCTTCAGGACCTCAGGAGGCCGAACCTGCAATTGGACAATATATAGCTAGGGTTAGTGCACCACGGGCCtaaagcatctcttgctcattcacctgcacaaaggagaagatggaatgaaggaggaactggagGAGGCACATAAAGCACAGGCACAACCATAAAGGCGAAAAAATAGGGTGCAAGGCAATGGGCCCAGATAATATCATGAAGGAAACCTTTACAAATTttagaggcctcagaaatatatgaatcatcatttaaccatgatCATGGGCACAGGCACAACCACAAAGGCGAAAAAACAGGGTGCAAGGCAAAGGCCGCAGATAATATGATGAAGGAAACCTTGACAAATTGTAGCGGCCTCAAAAATCTAtgaatcatcatttaaccatgatCCTGGAGTATCAAGGCACCAAAGTAAATGGAAAATGCCAAGTCTCTCACAGGATCTTGATGGCCAAGGTGTACCAATCAGGAAAGCAGGTGGTGacatgtcgctgaagcggtccaaTGAAAGAATTCTAGGAGACGTGGATGGGCTGGCCGTCGAGTTCATTTTCATCACAGGCCATACGGGGAAAAAATATTTCCATCACATGCATGGAGCAGCAGGCTGAAAACAGTAGCTTCGACATAAACGAAACAAAAGATCTCAAATCCCAGGGAGGGCTTCGCATTTGTAAGGTTAAATAAGAGTTCATTTTCATCACAGGCCATACAGCAAAAAAAATATTTCCATCACGTGCACCGAGCATCAGGGTAAAAATAGACGTATATATAAGTGGAAACAAATTCCAAGGACAGATAGCAGGTTTGATACACTGTAAGCAGGCAAACATCACAGCAGTAGGCATAGGCCAAACCCTAGAGAATGTATTCATGGCAATATGGTGAGAAATCATGGAGACAAAAGCAAAATTAGAGAATAAGAGGAAACGGGAACACCTGAGAGTGCTACGTGCTAACCGTGGCACCGCCAAGGCCGACCAGCTCCTGGGGCGCCCACCATAGGAAGCCACATCGGGAGAAGCGAGAGGGTGCGCAAAGGAGAGCGCACCGGCTGCTCCCAGCTGCGAGGCCCGGCCGACGACCGCAATGAAGCTGAGGAGGCTCGACGCCGGCATGGGTAGGGGCGTGACGCCATGGCCGGCCGGTCTCGCCTCGCCCGCTGCTAGGGCCCATGGACGCGCGCGACGCAGGGAAGCTGGCGCGGTTGGGGCCTGCTGCAGCGCTGGCAccctaggagagagagggagagggagaggaagagaggaagaggaggTACGTCGCAGCCGGCAGCGGCCGGGAAGAGGCACCTAGGGTTTCGTGTGGAGGGCGCCGACGCCGCAGCCACCGCGCGATGACGAGGCCGAAGTCTGACCCGTCCAGCACGCCGCAACGCTggaggagagggaaggagagaggggAAGGCCGGCCGTGGGCGGCGCCACCGCCGCAGGTACCGCCGCGTCGGGTGCCGGGAGGAGCGACGGGGTGGGGAGGAGAGACGAGCGGATGTTTTTTTTGCTGAGAAGGGAGATGCCAAGGTGGACCAATCAGGAAAGCAAATGGTTTTCGGGCGACGTGGCCCATCTGGCCATCCGGGAGCCCCCCGCCGTTTGTAGCTGATCGGATGGCCGAGGTTATTTTGGGCGACGTGGATGGTGCCCCTGCTCGAGGAGTTGGCCATCTTTGTTTGttttaaatgtgttgaattgtgtTGTTTGAATCAAATTTGAAATGCTTGTATTGTTTTAAAAtttcgaaaaccctgattttcagcatttaaatcctacccccaaaatccatttcaaaatctaagcatattttggggttgagtccaaaagcaaaagtgtagaacttggcaagttatacaaagtttatctttggagtttttcaagttgtttagaaaaatttcgagtaattcaaaaaggcgtaattcgttaaatttctcgattcaaattcaaaagttcatttcaaaatctagaccgaattaggagatggttatagaagcaaagttgtagaacttttgattttgaacaacttttgtttttgaagatttttgagttgttatgaaaatttgagagtaatttgtgaattttggtgaatgacaaacttgtaattactgtgaacagtgttcaccgcttgcgctacaccgccggcgagcttcggcttgcttccagtcatgcgcgtggccgtctgggcatcgtgttggcgcgctgaaggcttcgtcgtggcttccttgagcttcctggccatcctttttagcctgagccgccatcgtcgttgcccttctcccttgctctgttttcccgtcgccgctgctccactccggcgagcccgtgccgtcgttgtcgtgctccaccatcgctgataagctagtcccagcttcgCCTCAACCTTACGCATCCAACCGACCCACCAATTTAGTTTATCTCCATCGGAaactcgctgtccacgtctttcttcttcacggccggcgaccttcccgtcgcaagcgcatctccgtggccagcgccCTTCGGTGAGTTGCTGTCCTTGCTCTGTGTACCTATGGTTTCATCTCGATGCgtggtgcttactccatagttggttgttcattttgaccactgcagtcgctggtacaccatcaccgacgacgttttgctccgccgtgttcGCACTAAACGTCGAAccccccttgctgttgctcctccggctcgGTCTTTGGCTCCAACGCATTCGGGttgagctcctgatgcttcctgtgTCCTTTGTTTAATCACTACCGCACTGGTGTCGCCGGCGTAGCATGGCCATGCcatcgtgtccgccatggccgtcgtggtGCTTGGTCCAGTTAGTGTCAAGGCTCGActgtgccaccaatcgacgcgtaggggtgtagggatcatttcagtaccttggtTGTCGCCattgagctcgccgtcggcgagttttcgCCGGTCAGTGCGCGTGTCACCGTGGTCAAAGcgtgaggtagaagatgacaagtaggacccggttgtcagtgactcagcgttcaaatggatttttctattttcatatttgaatgaatagtgtctgtttttgttatttttgtgtagatttatttaaagctccaaaaattatgaaaatttttgtgtgacttctctgtgatgtatagtatttaagaaaaatatgaaataatgtttttcagtaatttttgaatgtgataaaaattgctcaatttattaataagtggatttccatgatttttctaggcttatttaattgtccaaaaattatgaaatttgttttgccacttacttatcatgtaatgaacatgtactaaaattttgagctcaattagaataagttgatttatttcataattttgaattaaataattaattcataaaagcgaatagtaacctttaatgatttaggttttggttgaaattttggattgagtgatgaccttgggtcattagttgatgatgatccttggcaattgatgtatgtgttataaaaaagatttagttgtttgacttgcaactgtaccgcgaaggaaagttgtattcaaattgttaattttgcatccatcatcgagcatcatgtttcatattccgcatcatgttaaacatggcattgttattacatgtagtgaacgaaggtgaaaatgtggtagttaatcaagctgttgaggaggttaatccatct is from Miscanthus floridulus cultivar M001 chromosome 7, ASM1932011v1, whole genome shotgun sequence and encodes:
- the LOC136463695 gene encoding uncharacterized protein isoform X2, translated to MNATLLNPEKQEAVRKLMETSGSFPYQDLGLMIFVAHSKVQEGGHECLLHHGSQGEAGHSQQLHRPNILLRVLMGKHTKKQHNRYSVRTIHETRDRSYMFDILALQVPYA
- the LOC136463695 gene encoding uncharacterized protein isoform X1 translates to MDFSLQIGEGNYSYDSSSPMNATLLNPEKQEAVRKLMETSGSFPYQDLGLMIFVAHSKVQEGGHECLLHHGSQGEAGHSQQLHRPNILLRVLMGKHTKKQHNRYSVRTIHETRDRSYMFDILALQVPYA